One region of Chryseobacterium muglaense genomic DNA includes:
- a CDS encoding DUF4349 domain-containing protein: MKKIFIPLFLLILINCNKSGNPQEIKSDLVEIISEDKAMSYNAPPAQEIPVEAMVSAKAVNTEPKSPPSQSNNVIVKKIIKNGDLDIQVGDIKKAHQQVNEIVKSNNAYIQTERFNNTDIDEKQFFTIRVPHKHFDALINSFSNGIGSVLSKNISSDDVTEEYTDVSIKLANKKIFLEKYRDMLRSAKTTKDMLEIQENIRELEDEIDIAEGRLRFIDDRVNYSTLNLMLYKEKVRSSTTSKIGFGNRFGDSFTEGWNSFVAFFLGIISLWPFFLLIPVVVLIWKKWRNRKKK; this comes from the coding sequence ATGAAAAAAATATTTATCCCTTTATTTCTCTTAATTCTTATCAACTGCAACAAATCCGGCAATCCACAAGAAATAAAGTCTGATCTAGTTGAAATTATCTCAGAAGACAAAGCCATGAGTTATAATGCTCCGCCTGCTCAAGAAATACCTGTAGAGGCAATGGTTTCTGCTAAAGCTGTCAATACAGAACCAAAATCTCCTCCATCACAAAGTAATAATGTTATCGTTAAGAAAATTATCAAAAATGGAGATCTTGATATTCAGGTTGGCGATATCAAAAAAGCACATCAACAAGTAAATGAAATTGTAAAAAGCAACAACGCTTATATACAAACTGAGCGTTTTAACAATACTGATATTGATGAAAAGCAGTTTTTCACAATTCGTGTTCCACACAAACATTTTGATGCTCTAATTAATTCTTTTTCAAACGGAATTGGTTCAGTTTTATCAAAAAATATTTCTTCCGATGATGTAACAGAAGAATATACGGATGTCTCAATAAAATTAGCCAACAAAAAGATCTTTCTCGAAAAATACCGAGATATGCTTCGAAGTGCAAAAACGACAAAAGACATGCTGGAAATTCAGGAAAATATTCGTGAACTTGAAGATGAAATCGATATTGCTGAAGGCAGACTTCGCTTTATTGATGACAGAGTAAACTATAGTACACTGAATTTAATGCTATACAAAGAAAAAGTAAGAAGCTCTACAACTTCAAAAATAGGTTTTGGAAACCGATTTGGAGATTCTTTCACAGAAGGCTGGAACAGTTTTGTAGCGTTTTTCTTAGGAATTATTTCTCTTTGGCCTTTCTTTTTATTAATTCCAGTTGTTGTTTTGATTTGGAAAAAGTGGAGAAACAGAAAGAAAAAGTAG
- a CDS encoding helix-turn-helix domain-containing protein, whose product MEKMTALEKFGVDVFTQHNIFERISVDKPFRPDNPAFIFIKSGSIKLRQHFNDLELTANTFMVTDPQTVYEMVSVSDDFQSRMVSYKREFISALSLKFNRLITYRYFRQQMNVGVPFSKDDLDLIWKSVNFLKSILDSETEMTYKKEIVEHLFSVFCYQIAGIISNEDSRAMNQMSRQQEIVFVFLNDLSSHHLNNRTVEFYAERQSITTRHLSSVVKSVTGKSASQIIASIVINEAKVYLNSSKIPISEISTILGFSDQYSFSHFFKKHLEISPRQYRQQYQ is encoded by the coding sequence ATGGAGAAAATGACTGCTTTAGAAAAATTCGGAGTTGATGTTTTTACGCAACATAATATTTTCGAAAGAATATCTGTGGATAAACCTTTCCGTCCCGATAATCCGGCTTTTATCTTTATTAAAAGTGGGTCTATAAAACTTCGTCAGCATTTCAACGATCTTGAGCTTACTGCAAATACATTTATGGTAACAGATCCGCAAACAGTTTATGAGATGGTTTCGGTGAGTGACGATTTCCAGTCGAGAATGGTTTCTTATAAACGTGAATTTATTTCTGCTTTGTCTTTGAAATTCAATAGATTGATTACCTATCGTTACTTTCGTCAGCAAATGAATGTGGGGGTTCCTTTTTCTAAAGATGATTTAGATTTAATATGGAAAAGCGTTAATTTCTTAAAATCTATTTTAGATTCTGAAACTGAAATGACCTACAAAAAAGAGATTGTAGAACATCTTTTTTCGGTATTCTGTTATCAGATAGCGGGAATTATTTCTAATGAAGACAGTCGCGCAATGAATCAGATGTCGAGGCAGCAAGAGATTGTTTTTGTTTTTCTAAATGATTTGTCGTCTCACCATCTTAATAACAGAACAGTAGAATTTTATGCCGAGCGACAGTCGATTACAACCAGACATCTTTCCTCGGTAGTAAAGTCGGTGACGGGTAAGTCAGCAAGTCAGATTATTGCTTCTATTGTAATTAATGAAGCGAAGGTCTATTTGAATTCTTCTAAAATACCTATTTCAGAGATTTCTACCATCCTTGGTTTTAGTGACCAATATTCATTTTCACACTTTTTTAAGAAGCATTTAGAGATAAGTCCGAGACAATATAGACAACAATATCAATAA
- a CDS encoding TolC family protein, translated as MVKNIKTALSVLIGLFPALFFSQEIKQMTVDEVAQLAIQNHQQLKVSAQNIDIAKQQTDITKLQKLPTITASTSQFYLGNAIAIDKDFSNSTTIQMPHYGSSYALQATQLIFKGGLVNKSIELAGLREQLSELDLDKNKQDVKFLVISNYLDIYKIINQEVVIENNKKLGLERLKNIQKFYQQGMITRNEVIRGELAIKNLDQGMLTLVNNRKILNYNLNIALGLNSDTQIIPIENLANKETGIGIEYYLNLAHDSNPQMKSAKTNIAVADKNIEIIKTDKMPTLSGFGGYTLQRPITTRNPVLDMYSSGWQGGVSLSYNIDNLYKTKERVKLGEMQKNQANDAMTLVQQNLDMAVNAAFTKYQEAIQQTEILNDAKNLADENYKITEAKYLNQLAVQAEMIDAQIQKLQSELDLANAEINVLYQYYNLLKSTGTL; from the coding sequence ATGGTAAAAAACATAAAAACAGCTCTATCAGTTTTGATAGGTCTTTTTCCTGCGCTGTTTTTTTCACAAGAAATAAAACAGATGACAGTGGATGAAGTTGCCCAATTGGCAATTCAAAATCATCAGCAACTTAAGGTTTCGGCTCAGAATATTGATATAGCGAAACAACAAACAGACATTACTAAACTTCAGAAACTTCCTACGATTACAGCTTCTACAAGCCAGTTTTATTTGGGAAATGCAATTGCTATTGACAAAGATTTTTCTAATTCAACTACTATTCAGATGCCTCATTACGGAAGTTCGTATGCTCTGCAGGCGACTCAATTAATTTTTAAAGGAGGTTTGGTAAATAAATCAATCGAATTGGCTGGACTTCGTGAACAGCTTTCTGAATTAGATTTAGATAAAAACAAACAGGATGTTAAGTTTCTTGTTATTTCAAATTATTTAGATATATATAAAATTATCAATCAGGAAGTTGTTATCGAAAACAATAAAAAACTGGGTCTGGAAAGGCTGAAAAATATTCAAAAATTTTATCAGCAAGGAATGATTACCAGAAATGAAGTAATTCGTGGAGAGTTGGCAATTAAAAACTTAGACCAGGGAATGTTAACCTTAGTCAACAACAGAAAAATTCTCAATTATAATCTGAATATTGCTTTAGGATTAAATTCTGATACTCAAATTATTCCTATCGAAAATTTAGCTAATAAAGAAACCGGAATCGGAATAGAATATTATCTGAATTTAGCGCACGACAGCAACCCTCAAATGAAATCGGCAAAAACCAACATAGCAGTTGCGGATAAAAATATAGAAATTATTAAAACGGATAAAATGCCTACACTTTCAGGTTTTGGAGGGTATACATTGCAAAGACCGATTACCACAAGAAATCCTGTTTTGGATATGTATTCTAGTGGTTGGCAAGGTGGTGTTTCTTTAAGCTATAATATTGATAATTTATATAAAACCAAAGAACGAGTGAAGCTTGGTGAGATGCAGAAAAATCAGGCAAATGATGCGATGACTTTGGTGCAGCAGAATCTTGATATGGCGGTGAATGCAGCGTTTACAAAATATCAGGAAGCGATTCAGCAGACTGAAATTCTGAATGATGCTAAAAATTTAGCGGACGAAAACTATAAAATTACCGAAGCTAAGTATCTGAATCAACTGGCTGTACAAGCTGAAATGATTGATGCACAAATTCAAAAATTACAATCAGAGCTAGATTTGGCCAATGCAGAAATCAATGTGCTGTATCAATACTACAATCTGCTGAAATCAACAGGAACGCTATAG
- a CDS encoding SAM-dependent methyltransferase codes for MLFLLPAYLSENTSISHFSPVIKDYIMQTDYFFVENEKTARKVVKFFAPEKKQSDLKLFLLDKYTENADIKEAQDRMLNGQDFGLLSEAGLPCIADPGNLIVKWCHEKNIRVIPISGPSSIILALISSGFNGQEFTFNGYLPIDKSEKKKQIMHLESMVQKTGYSQIFMETPYRNNVLFEDLTKSLSPNTKLCIAANINDPEHEFIKTKTIKDWQKQKPELHKIPAVFVLGK; via the coding sequence ATGCTTTTTCTACTTCCCGCCTATCTTTCAGAAAACACGTCAATCAGTCATTTTTCACCTGTGATAAAAGACTATATCATGCAAACCGATTATTTTTTTGTTGAAAATGAAAAAACAGCCAGAAAAGTCGTAAAGTTTTTTGCACCGGAAAAAAAGCAATCTGATTTGAAACTTTTTCTTTTAGATAAATACACAGAAAACGCAGATATCAAAGAAGCGCAGGATAGAATGCTTAATGGTCAGGATTTTGGTTTACTTTCTGAAGCCGGTCTTCCGTGTATTGCTGATCCGGGAAATTTAATTGTAAAATGGTGTCACGAGAAAAATATTAGAGTGATTCCTATTTCAGGGCCTTCATCGATTATTTTAGCGTTAATTTCAAGTGGTTTTAACGGGCAGGAATTTACTTTTAACGGATATTTACCGATTGATAAAAGTGAAAAGAAAAAGCAGATTATGCATTTAGAATCGATGGTGCAGAAAACAGGATATTCTCAGATTTTCATGGAAACACCTTACAGAAATAATGTGCTTTTTGAAGATTTAACAAAATCTTTATCGCCGAATACAAAACTTTGTATTGCTGCAAATATCAATGACCCTGAGCATGAATTTATTAAAACAAAAACAATAAAAGATTGGCAAAAACAAAAACCGGAACTGCATAAAATTCCTGCTGTATTTGTTTTGGGAAAGTGA
- a CDS encoding low molecular weight protein-tyrosine-phosphatase, with the protein MKILMVCLGNICRSPLAEGIMRSKLPEDFIVDSAGTIDMHQGNSPDKRSIKIAANYGIDISKQRSRPISTEDLNDFDKIYCMDLSNLKNVISLAKNEEQRSKISLLMEAADLNHASGEVPDPYWSELDGFEKVYHQLDEACEKIAEKLLISKTQNS; encoded by the coding sequence ATGAAAATCTTAATGGTCTGTCTTGGAAATATTTGTAGAAGTCCTCTTGCAGAAGGAATTATGCGCTCAAAACTTCCCGAAGATTTTATTGTAGATTCAGCCGGAACGATTGATATGCATCAGGGAAACAGTCCTGATAAAAGATCTATAAAAATCGCTGCTAACTATGGAATTGATATTTCAAAACAACGCTCTCGTCCTATTTCCACAGAAGATTTGAATGATTTCGATAAAATTTACTGTATGGATTTGAGTAATTTAAAAAATGTAATTTCTTTAGCTAAAAATGAAGAGCAGCGAAGCAAAATTTCATTGCTAATGGAGGCTGCAGATCTTAATCATGCTTCAGGTGAAGTTCCGGATCCTTATTGGAGTGAGCTGGATGGCTTCGAAAAAGTTTATCATCAGCTGGATGAAGCCTGCGAAAAAATCGCCGAAAAACTTCTCATTTCCAAAACTCAAAATTCATAA
- a CDS encoding PEP/pyruvate-binding domain-containing protein gives MKNILLFLFLTFSLLSYSQDNYVHSITKKQQFLNLSGKPLTDKFTNMKSVKVVYDYSAKKLYFFNSTRYTYHYDFCVKVLGYSEENGDFNKQSYNPTNNRAYLLANINYLADSDDWVMELAASDEMNAGLINFFFNEVSKNVFFKDKLKFYLNSPHVIGLNSKKALKIPTVFSDFIFKRITEQSIEKASSVGILKKYDLQKKQDFNPSSDEIIVINTTPEFIPTVKGIIITELQTPLSHLVLLAKNRNIPVYVDTKIWERESVNNLLGKKVELITKDNSYSLKASQKPIPVKKTVKEIVLKRDLSVTDLVDLEKVTPLNIVHSIGSKATNLGLLKQIQKEMKSFKTPEYAFAIPFYYFDQHIKDNHFQDKINALYAIPKDSVKLLEKELKAFRKTVKNSKVNPELLKKIEEKLNAQSDFKNFRFRSSTNAEDMEGFNGAGLYDSKTAIIGDADKTIEKAILDVWSSFWNFRAFQERDLFGINHESCAMGVLVHRSFPDEKANGVLVTKNLYRDRYDGITVNVQLGEESVVKPEPGVACDEFYCHNFNYLGSFVVDYRSTSSLNNRKPILTETEIKKLFDISPVLERKMYLLWQKRKMAKKNYPLDIEFKYLGDENQLYIKQARAYMD, from the coding sequence ATGAAAAATATTTTATTATTCTTATTTCTCACTTTCTCACTTTTATCGTATTCCCAGGATAATTATGTGCATTCTATAACCAAGAAACAACAGTTTCTAAATCTTTCTGGAAAACCGTTGACAGATAAGTTTACCAATATGAAATCTGTGAAAGTGGTTTATGATTACAGTGCAAAGAAATTGTATTTCTTCAACAGTACGAGATACACGTATCACTATGATTTTTGTGTGAAAGTTTTAGGATATAGTGAAGAGAATGGGGATTTTAATAAGCAGTCCTATAATCCTACCAACAACAGAGCTTATCTTCTTGCCAATATCAATTATCTTGCTGATTCTGATGACTGGGTGATGGAACTGGCGGCTTCAGATGAGATGAATGCAGGTTTGATCAATTTCTTTTTCAATGAAGTGAGTAAGAATGTATTTTTTAAAGATAAACTGAAGTTTTACCTTAATTCTCCACACGTAATCGGCTTAAATTCAAAAAAAGCTTTAAAAATCCCAACCGTTTTCTCAGATTTTATTTTTAAAAGAATTACAGAACAGTCGATTGAGAAAGCTTCCAGTGTGGGGATTCTGAAAAAATATGATTTGCAGAAAAAACAAGATTTTAACCCATCATCAGATGAAATTATCGTCATCAACACCACACCTGAGTTTATTCCTACCGTAAAAGGAATTATCATTACTGAACTTCAAACGCCTTTAAGCCACTTGGTTTTATTGGCGAAAAATAGAAATATCCCGGTTTATGTAGATACAAAAATTTGGGAGAGGGAATCTGTAAATAATCTTTTGGGAAAAAAAGTAGAGTTGATTACCAAAGACAATTCATATTCATTAAAAGCTTCGCAAAAACCTATTCCTGTTAAAAAAACGGTTAAAGAGATTGTTTTAAAAAGAGATTTGTCGGTTACAGATTTAGTAGATTTAGAAAAGGTTACTCCTTTAAATATTGTTCATTCTATTGGTTCAAAAGCAACCAATCTCGGACTTTTAAAACAGATTCAGAAAGAAATGAAATCTTTTAAAACTCCGGAATACGCTTTTGCAATTCCATTTTATTATTTTGATCAGCATATTAAGGATAATCACTTTCAGGATAAAATAAATGCATTGTATGCAATTCCGAAGGATTCTGTGAAACTTCTGGAAAAAGAATTAAAAGCATTTAGAAAAACGGTCAAAAACTCAAAAGTCAATCCCGAACTTTTAAAGAAAATAGAAGAAAAGCTTAACGCTCAAAGTGATTTTAAAAATTTCAGATTCCGTTCTTCAACCAATGCCGAAGATATGGAAGGTTTCAACGGAGCCGGATTATACGATTCTAAAACTGCAATCATAGGAGATGCAGATAAAACTATTGAAAAGGCAATTTTAGATGTTTGGTCAAGCTTCTGGAATTTTCGCGCGTTTCAGGAGCGCGATTTGTTTGGAATCAATCATGAAAGCTGTGCAATGGGAGTTTTGGTACACCGCTCTTTTCCTGATGAAAAAGCAAATGGCGTTTTGGTTACCAAAAATTTGTATCGTGACCGATATGATGGCATTACCGTAAATGTTCAGTTAGGCGAAGAATCTGTCGTAAAACCAGAGCCGGGTGTAGCTTGCGATGAATTTTACTGTCATAATTTCAATTATCTGGGTTCTTTTGTAGTTGATTATCGCTCGACATCGAGCCTTAATAATAGAAAACCAATTCTTACCGAGACCGAAATTAAAAAACTGTTTGATATTTCTCCTGTTTTAGAACGCAAGATGTATCTTCTTTGGCAAAAAAGAAAAATGGCGAAAAAAAATTATCCTTTAGATATTGAATTCAAATATTTAGGTGATGAAAATCAGTTGTACATTAAGCAGGCAAGAGCGTACATGGATTGA
- a CDS encoding DUF4956 domain-containing protein, with product MELQELFERLAILCISIFTLYYFSNRNRNIRLHPLLGLISVCTFFMCMVFTKAEYSLGVGFGLFAVFSILRFRTETFTIQTIVFLFVSITLSLLDGLLPIKNLEVLLGINITIVAIYLVLNYLEKKSPIVSEKSSIEVISSLDFLQLEEAERKRVLTEKTKLKNFSYNIKSINLNDNIVILKVSH from the coding sequence TTGGAACTACAGGAACTTTTTGAACGTTTAGCGATACTTTGTATATCGATTTTCACTCTTTATTATTTTTCAAACAGAAACCGTAACATCAGATTGCATCCTCTTTTGGGATTAATCAGTGTCTGTACATTTTTCATGTGCATGGTTTTTACCAAAGCAGAATACAGCCTCGGTGTTGGTTTTGGCTTGTTTGCCGTTTTTTCAATTCTCCGTTTCAGAACAGAAACTTTTACCATTCAGACGATTGTGTTTTTATTTGTTTCGATTACACTTTCTCTTTTAGACGGACTTTTGCCTATTAAAAATCTTGAGGTTCTTTTGGGAATCAACATTACCATTGTTGCGATTTATTTAGTCCTTAATTATTTAGAAAAGAAATCACCAATTGTTTCTGAAAAAAGTTCGATTGAGGTTATTTCTTCATTAGATTTTCTCCAGCTGGAAGAAGCAGAACGCAAAAGAGTTTTAACCGAAAAAACCAAACTGAAAAACTTCAGCTATAATATTAAAAGTATTAATCTGAATGATAATATTGTGATTTTAAAGGTTTCGCATTAA
- a CDS encoding HlyD family secretion protein, which translates to MENKEQNTQDTKPATNSAVSKKKENKKNKIRAIISNIIVFAVIGFGLFWLIRQYFHIGDKTYTEAAQVEEFINPINTRVSAYIKEIKFIEHQQVKKGDTLVILDEREILTQLGQAEAAYQNALAQKSATSSSVNTVSNNVSVMESNIAGAKARLWNAEQNLKRYKNLLASEAVTKQQYDQVKTEYDAQKAAYETLVNQKQTANLSTTEVKSKLGINDAEIKRTKSALEMAKINLSYTVITAPYDGVMGRRLIAEGQLIQPGQQVGTIVLNNQKWVTANFLESQMANIKIGQKIKMTADALGKKEFEGTVTAVSAATGSRYSSVPTDNSTGNFIKVQQRIPVRIEFTASNKKEDIAKLSAGMNMNVSIN; encoded by the coding sequence ATGGAAAACAAAGAACAAAATACTCAAGATACAAAACCGGCGACTAATTCTGCCGTTTCGAAGAAGAAAGAAAATAAAAAGAATAAAATAAGAGCCATCATTTCTAATATCATTGTTTTTGCAGTGATTGGTTTTGGATTGTTTTGGTTAATCCGTCAATATTTTCACATCGGCGATAAAACTTATACAGAAGCTGCTCAGGTAGAAGAATTTATTAATCCAATCAATACGCGAGTTTCGGCTTATATCAAAGAGATAAAATTCATCGAACATCAACAAGTGAAAAAAGGCGATACTTTGGTGATTTTGGATGAGAGAGAAATTTTAACACAGCTTGGTCAGGCTGAAGCGGCTTATCAAAATGCTTTAGCACAAAAATCAGCTACAAGTTCATCTGTAAACACGGTTTCTAACAACGTAAGCGTGATGGAATCTAATATTGCCGGAGCAAAAGCCAGGCTTTGGAATGCCGAACAGAATTTAAAGCGATACAAAAATCTTTTAGCTTCGGAAGCGGTTACAAAACAGCAATACGACCAAGTGAAAACAGAATATGATGCTCAAAAAGCGGCGTACGAAACATTGGTTAATCAAAAGCAGACGGCTAATCTCTCTACAACTGAAGTAAAAAGCAAACTGGGAATTAACGATGCGGAAATCAAAAGAACAAAATCTGCATTGGAAATGGCTAAAATCAATCTTTCATATACTGTAATTACCGCGCCTTATGATGGAGTGATGGGAAGAAGATTAATTGCTGAAGGACAACTTATTCAACCAGGGCAACAAGTAGGAACAATCGTTTTGAATAATCAAAAATGGGTAACCGCAAACTTTTTAGAAAGCCAAATGGCCAATATTAAGATCGGACAAAAAATTAAAATGACAGCCGATGCTTTAGGTAAAAAAGAATTTGAAGGAACAGTAACGGCAGTTTCTGCAGCCACAGGTTCAAGATATTCTAGCGTTCCAACGGATAACTCAACAGGGAATTTTATTAAAGTTCAGCAGAGAATTCCGGTAAGAATTGAGTTTACAGCATCCAATAAAAAGGAAGATATCGCTAAACTGAGTGCCGGAATGAATATGAATGTTTCAATTAATTAA
- a CDS encoding DUF2891 domain-containing protein, which produces MKKSLLALAFLPLFNFAQESPKLTDEMAIKLSEKPLHCINQEYPNKTAHIINNANEVILTPKDLHPSFYGCFDWHSSVHGHWMLVRLLKTKPNLSVSKDIEKILDNSFTKENLQTEADYFTKYQLTTTFERTYGWAWLLKLDEELMTWNHPKAKIWHQNLKPLTDKILSSWKTYLPKQTYPNRTGVHPNTAFAMVFALDWARATGDKTFENELIEKAKYFYLNNTKTPAYLEPDGSDFFSPSLEIADLMRRILPQKEFVKWLDQFYEKRSIENIEKIPVVSDLSDYQTVHLVGLSFTKAWCMKGIAKSLPDNHPLKNQFQKTANIFLNNGLPLLFQGNYGGDHWLASFAVYALED; this is translated from the coding sequence ATGAAAAAAAGTCTTTTAGCATTGGCATTTTTACCGTTATTTAATTTCGCTCAGGAAAGTCCGAAACTGACGGATGAAATGGCAATAAAGTTATCTGAAAAACCGCTTCATTGCATTAATCAGGAATATCCGAATAAAACGGCACATATTATTAATAATGCGAATGAAGTAATTTTGACACCGAAAGACCTGCATCCTAGTTTTTATGGATGCTTTGATTGGCACAGCTCTGTTCATGGTCATTGGATGTTGGTACGTCTGCTAAAAACAAAACCGAACTTATCAGTTTCTAAAGACATTGAAAAGATTCTTGACAATTCATTTACAAAAGAAAATCTGCAAACTGAAGCTGATTATTTTACGAAATATCAATTGACGACCACTTTCGAAAGAACTTATGGTTGGGCATGGTTATTAAAGTTAGATGAAGAATTGATGACCTGGAATCACCCGAAAGCTAAAATCTGGCATCAGAATCTAAAGCCTTTAACGGATAAAATTCTGAGTTCCTGGAAAACTTATCTTCCTAAACAAACCTATCCCAACAGAACGGGAGTTCATCCAAACACTGCTTTTGCGATGGTTTTTGCTTTAGATTGGGCAAGAGCAACAGGTGATAAAACTTTTGAAAACGAATTGATTGAAAAAGCAAAATATTTCTATTTAAATAACACTAAAACGCCGGCATATCTTGAACCGGATGGTTCTGATTTCTTTTCTCCAAGCTTAGAAATTGCAGATTTAATGAGAAGAATTCTTCCTCAAAAAGAGTTTGTAAAATGGCTTGACCAGTTTTATGAGAAAAGAAGTATCGAAAATATAGAGAAAATTCCTGTCGTAAGTGACTTGAGCGATTATCAAACGGTTCATTTAGTTGGGTTATCTTTTACAAAAGCATGGTGTATGAAAGGTATTGCAAAGTCTCTTCCTGATAATCATCCGTTGAAAAATCAATTTCAAAAAACAGCAAACATCTTTTTAAATAACGGGCTTCCATTATTATTTCAAGGGAATTATGGTGGAGATCATTGGTTGGCTAGTTTTGCAGTCTATGCTTTGGAAGATTAA
- a CDS encoding efflux MFS transporter permease: MYNKGLFSDWVPKPIQLLLIVLLLVVVMPLGGVYAGNISFMTSGTGHLTEYFMWANYATTIGMGACMPVVLRFKMRYKVRDKVVLLLVLLGLLSYINGTTMEPAIIIVSALVIGFFKMMITIELFLPLMVIMGGRGVFYGVFYTFVLTLTQISGYYAVEISMLYNWQQFFMIAALQCFAMALICWIFMHNKYFALKVPLHYIDWLSILLFVSTFMFSAYVFSFGKQQDWLNSTRIINASIAAFVSFALLAIRQMTLKRPYLSFKIFKRSNVQNGLFLLFCLGMFLGTASIQNIFSVGVLGYDQLTNSKLNLMMIPGLILAGIVAVYWFKKEKPLKMFIFSGFSAMIGYTIIMYFSMVLEFNYESWYLPMFLKGFGMGSLFISVWYYTLDKLELDDMLAAIGLVLVWRTFLAVGFFSALFSWFQYQFQVESLGDLAVYLDGMTLTSQNLSANLKSIQLNAILSANKKIFGYIIVAGFGILLFVLTHHFGEEKFKYPRLIRLISGKSVIARRRLQERKKLLEDIKDATGPVV, from the coding sequence ATGTATAACAAAGGTCTTTTCAGTGATTGGGTTCCCAAACCTATTCAGTTGTTACTTATAGTTTTATTGCTTGTTGTCGTAATGCCTTTAGGTGGTGTTTATGCTGGGAATATCAGCTTTATGACGAGCGGAACCGGTCATCTTACCGAATATTTTATGTGGGCAAATTATGCCACAACTATTGGGATGGGAGCTTGTATGCCAGTTGTTCTCAGATTTAAAATGAGATATAAAGTGCGTGATAAAGTGGTGCTTTTATTGGTGCTCTTAGGATTGTTAAGTTACATCAATGGGACTACCATGGAGCCCGCAATTATCATTGTAAGTGCTTTGGTTATTGGTTTTTTTAAAATGATGATCACCATTGAACTTTTTCTTCCGTTGATGGTCATAATGGGTGGAAGAGGGGTTTTCTACGGTGTGTTTTATACATTCGTTTTAACTTTGACGCAAATTTCCGGTTACTATGCGGTAGAAATTTCGATGCTCTATAATTGGCAACAGTTTTTTATGATTGCGGCACTTCAGTGTTTTGCGATGGCTTTAATTTGCTGGATTTTTATGCATAATAAATATTTTGCTTTAAAAGTTCCGTTGCATTACATTGATTGGCTGAGTATCCTGCTATTTGTTTCCACCTTTATGTTTTCGGCTTATGTTTTTTCATTTGGAAAACAGCAGGATTGGTTGAATTCTACAAGGATTATCAATGCGAGTATTGCTGCATTTGTCAGTTTTGCTTTGTTGGCCATTCGTCAGATGACTTTGAAAAGACCCTATTTATCTTTTAAAATTTTCAAGCGAAGCAATGTTCAAAACGGATTGTTTTTACTGTTTTGTCTCGGAATGTTTTTAGGAACTGCTTCAATTCAAAATATCTTTTCAGTCGGAGTTTTAGGATATGACCAATTGACGAATTCTAAACTGAATTTAATGATGATTCCCGGATTAATTCTTGCCGGAATTGTCGCTGTTTATTGGTTTAAAAAAGAAAAACCTCTAAAAATGTTCATCTTTTCAGGATTTTCTGCAATGATAGGGTATACCATTATCATGTACTTTTCAATGGTGCTCGAATTCAATTATGAAAGTTGGTATTTACCGATGTTTTTGAAAGGTTTTGGGATGGGCTCACTCTTTATTTCAGTGTGGTATTATACTTTAGATAAGCTTGAGTTGGATGATATGTTGGCTGCCATCGGATTGGTTTTGGTTTGGCGTACTTTCCTTGCGGTAGGATTTTTCTCAGCTTTATTTTCGTGGTTTCAATATCAGTTTCAAGTCGAAAGCCTAGGCGATTTAGCAGTCTATTTAGATGGAATGACGCTTACTTCACAAAATCTTTCAGCCAATTTAAAAAGTATTCAGCTCAATGCAATTCTTTCAGCCAACAAGAAAATTTTTGGCTACATCATCGTTGCTGGTTTCGGAATTTTACTGTTTGTTTTAACCCATCATTTTGGAGAAGAAAAATTCAAATATCCAAGATTGATAAGACTCATCAGCGGAAAATCAGTCATTGCCAGAAGAAGATTACAAGAACGCAAAAAATTATTAGAAGACATAAAAGATGCGACAGGACCTGTCGTATAA